The nucleotide window ATGGCGTTCATGCCTTGATAGGGGTTGCCGTTTTAACTCTAATATTTTGGCTAATATTCAATTTGGATTTCAATCAAAGTTTGGTAGCATCGCTGGCAACCCTGGCCACCCTTGGCGCTATTGAAATAATTTTACTGCCTGTGGAAAGTCATTTGTTGGGCTTAAACCGGTTTAGCGAGGCATGGCCTGATCCCAAACTGCGCCTGCTTATGGCCGTACCGGAATTGATAATTCTATCATTAATAACATATTCACTATATAGGGCTAACCGCTGTTTTAAAGGAGATTTGTGAATGGCTACCGCAAATCATAGTTACTGGTTAATCGCGGCCTTGCTAGGTCAGTCCTTTCTAATAAACATTGCTGTCCAGAACCTGCAGCTTTCCCAATATGCCTTCTATAAACCGATAGTCATAGGAGCGAACCTTGTTAGCCTGTCATTTTATCTTATGATTCTCTTATTGATTAAAAAAATATTGGAACTAAGGCGGCAACAGCAACTCCTGGAGCAAAAAGAAACGGAGCTGGACAGCGTTCAGAGCCTCCTGCGCACCGTACGCGCCCAAAGGCACGATATCATTAACCATCTTGATACTGTCTATGCCCTGCTTTCCTTGGGAAAAGAAGTCCTGGCCCGGGAGTACGCCTCGCATTTAGTGCAAATTGCTGGCAATACCAGCCACCTGATATGGTTGGAGCAACCCGTGATTGCCGCCTTCTTACAAAATAAACTCAATCAGGCTATAGCCAAGGAAATAACTATGTATATTGACGTAAGTACGGATTTAAAGGATTTGGCTGTAAAGCCGTATGCTCTTGTTACCATACTGGGGAACCTCCTGGAAAACGCCATGGAGGCGGTAGAGACCTTACCGCCCGGGCAACGCCAGATAGAATTGGAAATATCCAGGGCCAACCTGTATTATCTATTTACCGTCAGCAATTCCGGCCCTCCCTTAGACTCCGCAATTAAAGATGTTATCTTCCAGCCGGGCGTCTCTACCAAAGGGCCCGACCGGGGTCTGGGCCTGGCTACGGTAAAGGAAGTGGTCGAGAATCACGGGGGGACAATTGAAGTCGAGGCTGATCCGGTTACTTTCCGAATTAAGTTTCCTGCAACAATTCAGCAAGGATGAGGTGAATTATATGCTAACAGCTATAATTGCCGATGATAACGTGGCGGAAAGAACTTATTTTTGCGGATTACTCCGAGAAACGCAAAAAGTAAAGGTAGTAGGCGAAGCCGCTGATGGCCTGGCAGCCCTGGATTTAGCCTCCCATCTGCGGCCGGACATTGCCTTTTTAGATATCCAAATGCCCGGGCCGAATGGTCTTGAAGTAGCCAGGGAAATTATGACAACCGTTCCCCTGACTTTAATCGTCTTTTTTACGGCTCATTCTGGGTATGCCGCCAATGCCTTTGAAATAAACAGCGTCGATTATCTTCTCAAACCCTTTGACGCCTTCCGCGTAAGGAAGGCCCTGGCTAGAATTGAAGAAAAGTTGGCCCTCAGGCAAGTTAATAAAAGAAGTCAAAAGTTAAACAAACTGGCTTTAAAAAGCAGGGGAGAAATGATCCTTATCGACCTCAACGAAATAGTGTTTATCGAAAAGAGCGGCAAGAACACAACAATAGTTCATACTGTCAAAAGGGACTTTACCACGAGTCAAACCATTGGAGAACTGGAGCAGCAACTGGAGGGAAATGACTGCTTTCAGAGGGTTCATAAATCATACCTGATAAATTTAAATATGGTGGAAAGGATCAGCCCTTTTGCCGATAACTCCTTTGTGGTCAGGTTTGCCGGATACAAAAAGGATGCCCTCATTAGCAGGAACAATATTGAATTGGTCAAAAAGCATCTTAATCTTGCTTAGAATTTATTCCAGCAAAGGACTGATTGAATGCTTCATAACCTATCGCTGCGCCTGGCAAAGTCTTTGGCCTTTAACGGCGG belongs to Moorella humiferrea and includes:
- a CDS encoding sensor histidine kinase; amino-acid sequence: MATANHSYWLIAALLGQSFLINIAVQNLQLSQYAFYKPIVIGANLVSLSFYLMILLLIKKILELRRQQQLLEQKETELDSVQSLLRTVRAQRHDIINHLDTVYALLSLGKEVLAREYASHLVQIAGNTSHLIWLEQPVIAAFLQNKLNQAIAKEITMYIDVSTDLKDLAVKPYALVTILGNLLENAMEAVETLPPGQRQIELEISRANLYYLFTVSNSGPPLDSAIKDVIFQPGVSTKGPDRGLGLATVKEVVENHGGTIEVEADPVTFRIKFPATIQQG
- a CDS encoding LytR/AlgR family response regulator transcription factor encodes the protein MLTAIIADDNVAERTYFCGLLRETQKVKVVGEAADGLAALDLASHLRPDIAFLDIQMPGPNGLEVAREIMTTVPLTLIVFFTAHSGYAANAFEINSVDYLLKPFDAFRVRKALARIEEKLALRQVNKRSQKLNKLALKSRGEMILIDLNEIVFIEKSGKNTTIVHTVKRDFTTSQTIGELEQQLEGNDCFQRVHKSYLINLNMVERISPFADNSFVVRFAGYKKDALISRNNIELVKKHLNLA